In Candidatus Woesearchaeota archaeon, the following are encoded in one genomic region:
- a CDS encoding ATP-binding protein: MKKGLVIRGEIGKILIREKAGADIELGELLVAEANGQKILLQVFDLIYGSQLSEQHVELISGMQLENGTKKEFFEEETIQIMEPELRNYKLAVAKGIISIQNESVGACKALPPFLAAVREIREEDVAFMTTPDEPLFMGKLRSGSKTLPVEVYLPGKEVFSHHILISATTGKGKSNLTSVMLWDATKQEYCGILVLDPHDEYYGRDHEGIGLKDHPYKERVSYYTPKDPPIGAKTLRINITLIKPQHFAGVVQWSDPQEQALYAYYREYGNTWIEKIIMNVQLERTGNFNEATVTVVRRRLLSLLDLEWNGQQLNSQGIFDLSAGKTTIKDIATELEEKKTVIIDTSSFKGATELLIGSMISTEILQRYQQYKRLGTLRQKPVISIVLEEAPRVLGKDVIERGGNIFSTIAREGRKFQVGLCAITQLPSLIPREILANMNTKIILGTEMAAERQAIIESAAQDLSQDGRNIASLDKGEAVITSNFARFAIPIKTPLFKEYAEKDIERVGRNGMQEKLTFEGIGLE, from the coding sequence ATGAAAAAAGGGCTTGTCATCCGTGGAGAGATTGGAAAAATACTCATTCGGGAAAAAGCAGGCGCGGATATTGAGTTAGGGGAACTTCTTGTCGCAGAAGCGAATGGACAAAAAATACTGTTGCAGGTTTTTGATCTTATTTATGGCAGCCAGCTTTCAGAGCAGCATGTCGAATTGATTTCGGGCATGCAACTGGAAAATGGAACAAAAAAAGAATTCTTTGAAGAAGAAACAATACAGATTATGGAGCCAGAGCTAAGAAATTACAAGCTCGCGGTGGCAAAAGGAATCATCAGTATACAAAACGAAAGCGTTGGCGCGTGCAAAGCGCTTCCACCGTTTCTCGCGGCAGTCCGTGAAATAAGAGAAGAAGATGTCGCGTTTATGACAACGCCTGATGAACCACTATTTATGGGAAAATTGCGAAGCGGCAGCAAAACATTGCCTGTTGAAGTGTATCTTCCAGGAAAAGAAGTGTTCAGCCACCACATTCTTATTAGCGCGACAACAGGAAAAGGAAAATCAAACCTCACTTCAGTCATGCTTTGGGACGCGACAAAACAGGAGTATTGCGGAATTCTTGTCCTTGATCCGCACGACGAGTATTACGGCAGAGACCATGAAGGAATTGGTCTCAAAGATCACCCCTACAAAGAGCGAGTCAGTTATTATACTCCAAAAGATCCACCGATTGGCGCGAAAACACTGAGAATTAATATTACACTGATTAAGCCACAGCATTTTGCGGGAGTGGTGCAGTGGAGCGATCCGCAGGAACAAGCGCTCTACGCGTATTACAGAGAGTATGGGAATACATGGATCGAAAAGATCATTATGAATGTGCAGTTAGAAAGAACAGGCAATTTCAATGAAGCGACAGTAACAGTGGTAAGACGACGTCTTCTGAGTTTGTTGGATTTAGAATGGAATGGACAACAACTCAACAGCCAAGGAATTTTTGATTTGAGCGCGGGAAAAACAACAATAAAAGATATTGCCACAGAATTGGAAGAGAAAAAGACAGTCATAATAGATACGTCAAGTTTCAAAGGAGCGACAGAATTGTTGATTGGCTCCATGATCAGTACAGAAATTTTGCAGCGCTATCAGCAGTACAAACGCCTCGGCACACTCAGGCAAAAACCAGTTATCTCAATCGTGCTAGAAGAAGCGCCACGAGTCTTAGGAAAAGACGTGATTGAACGAGGAGGAAACATCTTTAGTACGATCGCGAGAGAAGGCAGAAAGTTCCAAGTGGGATTATGCGCGATCACGCAGCTGCCAAGTTTGATTCCACGGGAAATTCTTGCGAATATGAATACAAAAATAATTCTCGGCACAGAAATGGCGGCGGAGCGCCAGGCAATCATCGAAAGCGCTGCGCAAGATCTCAGTCAGGATGGCAGGAATATCGCAAGTCTCGATAAAGGAGAAGCAGTGATTACCAGTAATTTCGCGCGGTTTGCGATACCAATAAAGACGCCGTTATTCAAAGAATACGCAGAGAAAGATATTGAACGTGTTGGACGAAATGGGATGCAGGAGAAATTAACATTCGAAGGGATTGGGTTAGAGTAA
- a CDS encoding thioredoxin domain-containing protein, which yields MATTSKDNKENPVLKQEKDRLAREFVHLEKTQKTGMLSSQEYSTAKKSLEKKQRFIEQKEKQETAKEKAVEEILGSASILPVSSKSSSSLPPQDQVSDKKRHQKYFMKLDTPKQQPSPVLEKTKLEKTKGNLKEDTKENLKENLKEHSKKGYDKHSDRKILKKAEKKKEPETPAVQIISVDKKPVEQHPQPEQHQHVHRETSSASSSFGSPIQPSLSSEEYKDIDDLTPDDENHWRFALALLTIFLLILLYVKFTSYGNAADVITLDAYLDPTSSYSKDMYLALQSLIGEYGDALWVDYHLIGVTDHAILVSHAMFCAEKEGHGTEYLSYYFAQDVLASDMESMLSYATALGLDSAAFEICLSDTSYATLYAEQQAQAKELDITYTPTLLVNNKKIVGAVGADAIRVVLDQELTKIG from the coding sequence GTGGCAACGACTTCTAAAGATAACAAAGAGAATCCTGTCTTGAAACAGGAAAAAGACCGGCTTGCGCGCGAATTTGTTCATCTTGAAAAGACACAGAAGACAGGCATGCTTTCTTCTCAGGAATATTCCACCGCGAAAAAATCCCTTGAAAAAAAACAGCGTTTCATTGAACAAAAAGAAAAACAAGAAACCGCGAAAGAGAAAGCTGTTGAAGAAATATTAGGCAGCGCGTCTATTCTTCCTGTTTCGAGTAAATCTTCTTCATCTTTACCTCCACAGGATCAGGTTTCTGACAAAAAGCGCCATCAGAAATATTTTATGAAACTCGATACTCCTAAACAGCAGCCTTCCCCTGTATTAGAAAAAACTAAGTTAGAAAAAACTAAGGGAAATCTCAAGGAAGATACAAAGGAGAACCTCAAAGAAAATCTAAAAGAGCATTCTAAAAAAGGATATGATAAACATTCTGATAGAAAAATTCTTAAGAAAGCAGAAAAGAAAAAAGAGCCAGAAACTCCTGCAGTTCAAATTATTTCTGTTGATAAGAAGCCAGTAGAGCAGCATCCTCAGCCAGAACAACATCAGCACGTCCATAGGGAAACTTCATCTGCATCCAGCTCATTTGGTTCACCAATACAACCTTCTCTTTCTTCAGAAGAATACAAAGATATTGATGACCTTACTCCTGATGATGAAAATCACTGGCGCTTCGCGCTTGCGTTGTTGACGATCTTTCTCTTGATTTTACTCTATGTCAAATTCACGTCGTATGGAAATGCCGCTGATGTTATTACACTGGACGCCTATCTTGATCCTACTTCCTCTTATAGCAAGGATATGTATCTTGCGCTTCAGTCTCTCATTGGAGAATACGGCGATGCGCTCTGGGTTGATTATCATCTTATCGGCGTCACGGACCACGCGATTCTTGTGAGTCACGCCATGTTTTGCGCGGAGAAAGAAGGCCATGGGACAGAATATCTTTCGTATTATTTTGCTCAGGATGTTCTTGCATCTGACATGGAAAGTATGTTGTCTTACGCAACTGCTCTCGGTCTTGACAGCGCCGCGTTTGAAATTTGCCTCTCTGATACCTCTTATGCCACACTTTATGCGGAACAGCAAGCGCAGGCAAAAGAACTTGACATCACCTATACCCCCACTCTTCTTGTGAATAATAAGAAAATAGTTGGCGCAGTTGGCGCGGACGCTATTCGCGTTGTTCTGGATCAGGAATTGACAAAGATTGGATAA